Sequence from the Procambarus clarkii isolate CNS0578487 chromosome 2, FALCON_Pclarkii_2.0, whole genome shotgun sequence genome:
CTGTCGCCACTGGTCGCCACTGGTCGCCACTGGTTGCCGCTGTCGCCACTGGTCGCCGCTAGTCGCCACTGGTCGCCACTGGTCGCCGCTGGTCGCCGCTAGTCGCCAGTGGTCGCCGCTAGTCGTCGCTGGTCACCGCTGGTCGCCGCTGTCCCCACTGGTCCCCGCTGTCCCCACTGGTCGCCGCTGtccccactggtccccactggtcGCCACTGGTCACCGCTGTCCCCACTGGTCGCCGCTGTCCCCACTGGTCGCCGCTGTCCCCACTGGTCCCCGCTGTTGCCATTGGTCCCCACTGGTCCCCGCTGTCGCCACTGGTCCCCGCTGTCGCCACTGGTCCCCGCTGTCCCCACTGGTCCCCGCTGTCCCCACTGGTCCCCGCTGTCGCCACTGGTCGCCACTGGTCGCCACTGGTCCCCGCTGTCGCCACTGGTCGCCACTGGTCGCCGCTGTCCCCACTGGTCCCTGCTGTCGCCACTGGTCCCTGCTCTCCCCACTGGTCCCTGCTGTCGCCACTGGTCCCTGCTGTCGCCACTGGTCCCTGCTGTCGCCACTGGTCCCCGCTGTCCCCACTGGTCGCCACTGGTCGCCGCTGTCCCCACTGGTCCCTGCTGTCGCCACTGGTCCCTGCTCTCCCCACTGGTCCCTGCTGTCCCCACTGGTCCCTGCTGTCCCCACTGGTCCCTGCTGTCGCCACTGGTCCCCGCTGTCCCCACTGGTCGCCACTGGTCCCCGCTGTCCCCACTGGTCCCCGCTGTCGCCACTGGTCCCCGCTGTTGCCACTGGTCGCCACTGGTCCCCGCTGTCGCCACTGGTCGCCACTGGTCGCCGCTGTCCCCACTGGTCCCTGCTGTCGCCACTGGTCGCCGCTGTCCCCACTGGTCCCTGCTGTCGCCACTGGTCCCCGCTGTCGCCACTGGTCCCCGCTGTCCCTACTGGTCCCCGCTGTTGCCACTGGTCCCCGCTGTCCCCACTGGTCCCCGCTGTCGCCACTGGTCCCCGCTGTCCCCACTGGTCCCCGCTGTCGCCACTGGTCCCCGCTGTCCCCACTGGTCGCCACTGGTCACCGCTGGTCGCCACCGGTCGCCGCTGTCGCCACTAGTCCCCGCTGTCGCCACTGGTCGCCGCTGTT
This genomic interval carries:
- the LOC138366724 gene encoding collagen alpha-2(I) chain-like, encoding MFRDVMKYPGSEHATSVVGGCLLMEIVQRGPVGTAGTSGDSGDQWGQRGPVATAGTSRDSGDQWRQRGPVATAGTSGDSGDQWRQQGPVGTAATSGDQWRQRGPVATSGNSGDQWRQRGPVGTAGTSGDQWGQRGPVATAGTSGDSRDQWGQQGPVGRAGTSGDSRDQWGQRRPVATSGDSGDQWRQQGPVATAGTSGDSRDQWGEQGPVATAGTSGDSGDQWRPVATAGTSGDQWRPVATAGTSGDSGDQWGQRGPVATAGTSGDSGDQWGPMATAGTSGDSGDQWGQRRPVGTAVTSGDQWGPVGTAATSGDSGDQWGQRRPAVTSDD